One genomic region from Pyxicephalus adspersus chromosome 1, UCB_Pads_2.0, whole genome shotgun sequence encodes:
- the LOC140321734 gene encoding keratin, type II cytoskeletal cochleal-like, whose translation MPHQSIMTSSGHKSRHCFTSSSLHNVGSKGHKISVGSIHQGKSGHKSGFGIGTLGHGFGGSSCSGGINPVTINEGLLAPLNLEIDPSIQRVRTEEKNQIKGLNNKFASFIDKVRFLEQQNKMLETKWAVLQDQNTARCQIEPLFETFISNLRRQLESVQSERARLDAERNGMEGTVDELRRRYEEEANRRTAAENEFATLKRDVDSAFMSKAELQSKVNILTDEINFLRTLYDAEIAQLQAQISDTSVVVSMDNSRNLDLDCIIAEVRAQYEEIANRSRAEAEAMYQSRFDELRLAAGRNGNNLQNSRNEIAELNQTIQRLKGEIECVKSQRAALETAINEAEAQGEAAVRDAKHKLAELEEALQKTKQDMARQLKEYQELMNVKLALDIEIAAYKRMLEGEEHRLTGENCVNISVLHSSTGGKHHSGGHHSVHHHQDSHHHHHHKGGFSSVSNVSKSKHHPSHGHHC comes from the exons ATGCCCCATCAATCCATCATGACCTCCTCTGGACACAAGAGCCGGCACTGCTTTACCAGTTCAAGTCTTCATAATGTAGGTTCCAAAGGACACAAGATATCAGTAGGAAGTATTCATCAAGGTAAAAGCGGACATAAATCTGGATTTGGTATTGGTACACTTGGTCATGGATTCGGTGGTTCATCTTGCTCTGGAGGGATCAACCCTGTTACTATAAATGAAGGTCTGCTGGCCCCTCTTAATCTGGAAATTGATCCAAGTATTCAAAGAGTGAGAACAGAGGAGAAGAACCAGATCAAAGGACTCAACAATAAGTTTGCCTCATTCATCGATAAG GTGAGATTCCTTGAACAACAGAACAAGATGCTGGAGACCAAATGGGCTGTTTTGCAAGACCAGAATACAGCCAGGTGTCAGATTGAACCTTTGTTTGAGACCTTCATCAGTAATCTCAGGAGACAGCTGGAGAGTGTGCAAAGTGAGAGAGCTCGTCTGGATGCAGAAAGAAACGGCATGGAGGGAACAGTCGATGAATTAAGGAGAAG ATATGAAGAAGAAGCAAACAGACGTACAGCCGCAGAGAATGAGTTTGCAACACTAAAGAGA gaTGTTGATTCAGCATTTATGAGCAAAGCTGAACTGCAATCAAAGGTCAATATCCTCACTGATGAAATCAACTTCCTGAGGACTCTGTATGATGCG GAGATTGCTCAGCTCCAGGCGCAGATCTCAGATACTTCAGTGGTTGTGTCTATGGACAACAGCCGAAACCTGGACCTGGATTGTATCATTGCTGAGGTCAGAGCTCAATATGAAGAAATCGCCAACAGAAGCAGAGCTGAGGCTGAAGCCATGTACCAATCAAGG TTTGATGAACTTCGCCTGGCAGCTGGAAGGAATGGTAACAATCTACAGAACAGCAGAAATGAGATCGCCGAGTTAAACCAGACAATTCAGAGGCTTAAAGGGGAAATTGAGTGTGTTAAATCTCAG aGAGCAGCACTGGAGACCGCCATTAATGAGGCCGAGGCACAAGGCGAAGCCGCTGTCAGAGATGCCAAACATAAGCTGGCTGAGCTAGAAGAAGCCCTACAGAAGACCAAACAAGACATGGCTCGCCAACTGAAAGAATACCAGGAACTGATGAATGTCAAACTGGCTCTGGATATAGAGATTGCTGCTTATAAGAGGATGCTGGAAGGAGAAGAACACAG GTTAACAGGTGAAAATTGTGTCAACATAT CTGTTCTGCATTCCAGTACTGGAGGAAAGCATCATTCAGGAGGTCACCATAGTGTACATCATCATCAGGATtcccaccatcatcaccaccacaaAGGAGGATTCAGCTCTGTCAGCAATGTTTCCAAATCAAAGCACCACCCTAGCCATGGGCACCATTGCTAA
- the LOC140321733 gene encoding keratin, type II cytoskeletal cochleal-like has protein sequence MSHHSCRATSGNTHFSSCIALSKPSGSHSFFSHSPKHSEYSHKSHHCFSSKSAHNIGSKGPKMSIGSFHLGKAGHGHGFGNGFGASYGSGGITQVTVNQGLLAPLNLEIDPSIQRVRTEEKNQIKGLNNKFATFIDKVRFLEQQNKMLETKWALLQEQKTARCEIEPMFEAFIGSLRRQLESMKCESARLEAERNSMEDMMEDFKRKYEEEMNRRTSAENEFVLLKKDVDTAFMNKAELQAKADALTDEINFLRTLYDAEISQLHAQISDTSVVVSMDNSRNLDLDCIVAEVRAQYEEIANRSRAEAEAMYQSRFDDLRMAAGRNGNDLQNSKNEITELNRAIQKLKGEIECAKSQRAALEAAINQAEERGEAAIRDAKNKLAELEAALQKAKQDMARQLREYQELMNVKLALDIEIATYKKMLEGEEQRLSCGDNVNISILHSSHGGKHHSGGMSHGGHHHGKSGFNNCTSKHH, from the exons ATGTCTCATCACTCTTGCCGGGCTACCTCTGGAAACACACACTTCAGCTCATGCATTGCTTTATCCAAACCTTCTGGCTCACACAGTTTCTTCTCACACTCTCCTAAACATTCTGAATACAGCCACAAGAGCCACCATTGTTTCAGCAGCAAGAGTGCCCATAATATTGGATCAAAGGGACCCAAGATGTCAATAGGAAGCTTTCATTTAGGTAAAGCTGGGCATGGACATGGATTTGGTAATGGATTTGGAGCATCATATGGTTCTGGAGGCATCACCCAAGTTACTGTCAATCAAGGTCTTCTGGCTCCTCTCAACCTGGAGATAGACCCAAGCATCCAAAGAGTGAGAACTGAGGAGAAGAATCAAATCAAAGGTCTCAACAACAAGTTTGCTACTTTCATTGACAAG GTAAGGTTTCTGGAGCAGCAGAACAAGATGCTTGAGACCAAGTGGGCATTGCTACAAGagcaaaaaacagccaggtgtgAGATTGAACCCATGTTTGAGGCTTTTATCGGCAGCCTCAGGAGACAGCTGGAGAGTATGAAATGTGAGAGTGCTCGGCTAGAGGCAGAACGGAACAGCATGGAAGACATGATGGAAGATTTTAAGAGAAA ATATGAAGAAGAAATGAACAGGCGCACTTCTGCAGAAAATGAATTTGTCCTGCTGAAGAAG GATGTTGATACTGCATTTATGAACAAAGCTGAACTACAAGCAAAGGCTGATGCTCTGACTGATGAAATTAACTTCCTGAGGACTCTGTATGATGCG GAAATTAGTCAGCTCCATGCTCAGATTTCAGACACTTCAGTGGTTGTGTCTATGGACAACAGCAGAAACCTGGACCTGGACTGCATTGTTGCTGAGGTCAGAGCTCAGTATGAGGAGATCGCTAACAGAAGCAGGGCTGAGGCTGAAGCTATGTACCAGTCAAGG tttgatgaCCTGCGAATGGCAGCTGGCAGAAATGGAAATGATCTGCAGAACAGTAAAAATGAGATTACTGAGCTCAACCGAGCAATTCAAAAGCTTAAGGGAGAAATTGAATGTGCTAAATCTCAG CGTGCTGCTCTTGAAGCTGCTATTAATCAGGCTGAGGAACGTGGTGAAGCAGCCATCAGGGATGCCAAGAATAAGCTGGCCGAGCTGGAGGCTGCTCTACAGAAGGCCAAGCAGGATATGGCTCGCCAATTGAGAGAATACCAGGAACTGATGAATGTCAAACTGGCTCTGGATATTGAGATTGCCACTTATAAGAAGATGCTGGAAGGAGAGGAGCAGAG attgtccTGTGGTGACAATGTGAACATCT caaTCTTGCACTCCAGCCATGGGGGAAAACACCATTCAGGAGGAATGTCCCATGGAGGACATCATCATGGTAAAAGCGGATTCAATAATTGCACAAGCAAACACCACTAA
- the LOC140321735 gene encoding keratin, type II cytoskeletal cochleal-like, with amino-acid sequence MSSVFSFLPSSAFDELRLAAGRNGSNLQNSRNEIAELNQTIQRLKGEIECVKSQRAALETAINEAEAQGEAAVRDAKHKLAELEEALQKTKQDMARQLKEYQELMNVKLALDIEIAAYKGMLEGEEYRLTGENCVNISVLHSSTGGKHHSGGHHSVHHHQDSHHHHHRKGGFSSVSNVSKSKHHPSHGHHC; translated from the exons atgtcttctgtcttcagttttCTCCCatcgagtgca TTTGATGAACTTCGCCTGGCAGCTGGAAGGAATGGTAGCAATCTACAGAACAGCAGAAATGAGATCGCTGAGTTAAACCAGACAATTCAGAGGCTTAAAGGGGAAATTGAGTGTGTTAAATCTCAG AGGGCAGCACTGGAGACCGCCATTAATGAAGCCGAGGCACAAGGCGAAGCCGCTGTCAGAGATGCCAAGCATAAGCTGGCTGAGCTAGAAGAAGCCCTACAGAAGACTAAACAAGACATGGCTCGCCAACTGAAAGAATACCAGGAACTGATGAATGTCAAACTGGCTCTGGATATAGAGATTGCTGCTTATAAGGGAATGCTGGAAGGAGAGGAATACAG gTTGACAGGTGAAAATTGTGTGAACATAT CTGTTCTGCATTCCAGTACTGGAGGAAAGCATCATTCAGGAGGTCACCATAGTGTACATCATCATCAGGATtcccaccatcatcaccaccgCAAAGGAGGATTCAGCTCTGTCAGCAATGTTTCCAAATCAAAGCACCACCCTAGCCATGGGCACCATTGCTAA